One window from the genome of Drosophila albomicans strain 15112-1751.03 chromosome 2L, ASM965048v2, whole genome shotgun sequence encodes:
- the LOC117564788 gene encoding uncharacterized protein LOC117564788 isoform X4, with protein sequence MDIALRGTATATTTGSNTGSGLHHAVSLGNIGVSSKATHSSHMDRSYDSEDEHTGRRRLRHTLSTELQPRTSVYSRGDIREQYCLTDRQLHSIEQRPRRERFFGCLSRRGQTQGSSFLGGCVGRRVPSDENLAAYAPFEKYPRYQNNYTDTHELDSSYFRRQPASILSTGSKSTEPDLGGRYTWIGQQAQVNNNASNDYQLESSSYHCPTYATMPTTQQQHQQHQAGNPRTKHVSFARSHTLTSFDTVNAGFRSSGRLKSARSQERLIGGKKPIITTGSMYETLQPMLPHQQHPQHAQQQAGQPQQSSTLPKTWVPAPVQLQTCQHHPIHLHQQLPENMLGLIIPQALPLTLPPPSPEVLIVEKKFRNAMKTQATQTDVAARREGLSNSQMLALSPRAPHRIKVMSQGAQTNGLQNGKKLTKSLSEIPNGKDLHHQHYPQGSGYPHELIYRTQSQDVTPLQTLSDAQNNIMYYKPPPPLLDAHSYGLGMEHLNRTRGEQNVEYVNVNAAAMALNESFDYESNSLPRRACTSHARTETDYFSNSLPRRPDALHSHDVCKHITECAELMTDSVPLDFTRPHLLPPPSDFCKNDEDVVEDYYDDEEEEDVRAHETESYSSEVCMDQAVAAAAQNRRMSMLPMDDSPFRRDDLRRQSMPVYGQTEKLIDGFGPRTSFRRRDKVSCFADEPSPRDEQEIFIDFKPHVSPKPSPKQQLKHRKQHKAEIAMRKMQQQRLAQAAALTLPKLKQPLPVEHEARKVELEPSDDDEDADDDDEEEEDEDEEHDEQATHSQSHSQSQSQHEPVMELEQGDDDEPLYENITPCGCKLEPLPDQVLDKRAQFRKRSVSLDDDYAALTAPGLRLPSTPASPCREELLLANVSTYPSSDSLANDNTRDHSDGIWNESQVTVLTAEQRDISDGSYSSNLLLTPSSKRKNLLLQHQQRSSVDTDALDFEEQSPTYGLQTLPKIIRTPTPTTAKPVAAQLHPVIAPAIAVTPSSNQLPDAINSPLPKRSLVARGSVPDARQLMYVTGVPKQRHSDASFLPSTGGDYARSADISECSTNTNTDEYATCTDNSKRTPVSTQSSQLEKTHAGSSFESASSLYSMREDLLQHDEKEKQDKLPLKANQLKSPMGSLAELARKSPSHSISSTTSSGSCQISGQAIKSPARECQPQTVSSSTSGQMKVSAAEAAPQQKPKPESISEDERSEVRYSSSGYYESPHDDEDEEQRVAPNCKARRQRQEDERKRRKTSMKLDIEKENMRALTSPVKKPTSSTVKLQSPEQHSAGLSIDGGSPSKMKRFRPKIRRQLRKSSREDVLAAAAARRARATPTIYGLSSASGDTELLLDGSMTSTMSPRVTTTATSTATAAATASAATTTTTSASSTGTATLQQEPVAPPVLRKPHSCATPTALLSPKMPAATASVPAVKSASEAGQLKAKSIESLRSVSPGSDSVFYSEADGNAASADQGHCLHCGKEMEGKTHNNTVSELAGDSVESIPYIEQEADIVKPPSDFADSPVTTKTTQRLYKKMDKRFRSEERYHGERGRHYKNRQENIRAKSEERGRAPSLPNTPILRPAGSSPCVLPDINTEQSQHIIYKGHYDAGRYTRLTDDDLWTQLDHQCFDRSRERRASTESEKGFHAKYQVILHRLVQRRCTLEMYHRQKHNNFRVDKTVVVKSDSGEFGFRIHGSKPVVVAAIEPETPAESSGLEVGDIIISVNGVQVLDKHHTEVVKIAHDGCEKLELQVARTIGVLMHEQLEPPSEPIFSGYLWRQSGQAKGAPNTKKWVRRWFSLRPDNCLYYYKTEDDSQPVGAMIMAKHTVDLCPLDIGKPHAFKVDSGEGIPMYVAADSEELANRWLNLLRQAANQDNQWLDKSARCLYQSPGSILRPDCFGHLLKLGSRWCGWSKRYCVLKDACLYFYQDANSKSAFGMACLHGYKVASMSANASGKKNSFEIIPPEAKLRHYYFCTESEMDKKRWISALEYSIDRWIKSG encoded by the exons ATGGATATCGCCTTGCGtggcacagcaacagcaacaacaacaggctcCAACACAGGCTCTG GTCTACATCATGCTGTCTCATTGGGCAACATCGGAGTCTCCTCGAAG GCCACCCATTCCAGCCACATGGATCGCAGCTACGACTCTGAGGATGAGCACACGGGTCGTCGTCGCCTGCGTCATACGCTCTCCACCGAACTGCAGCCTCGCACCTCAGTCTACTCACGCGGCGATATAAGGGAACAG TACTGCCTTACCGATCGCCAGTTGCATAGCATTGAGCAACGTCCACGTCGCGAACGATTCTTTGGCTGCCTCTCTCGACGAGGACAAACACAAGGGAGCAGCTTTCTCGGCGGCTGCGTGGGACGTCGAGTGCCCTCCGACGAGAACTTGGCTGCCTATGCGCCCTTCGAAAAGTATCCACG CTATCAGAATAACTATACGGACACACACGAATTGGATAGTTCCTATTTTCGCCGTCAACCGGCATCGATCCTAAGCACCGGCTCCAAATCGACGGAACCGGATTTGGGTGGTCGTTACACCTGGATTGGCCAGCAGGCACAGGTGAACAACAACGCCAGCAACGATTATCAACTGGAATCGAG CTCTTACCACTGCCCCACTTACGCCACAATGCCAaccacacagcagcaacaccaacagcatcAGGCTGGCAATCCCAG AACCAAGCATGTGAGCTTTGCGAGATCTCACACGCTCACCAGCTTCGACACTGTCAACGCGGGATTCCGATCATCGGGACGCTTGAAGAGCGCTCGCAGCCAGGAGCGTCTCATTGGTGGCAAAAAGCCCATCATTACCACAGGTTCCATGTACGAGACACTGCAACCAATGCTGCCACATCAGCAGCATCCACAGCATGCGCAACAGCAAGCAGGGCAGCCACAACAGAGCTCCACATTGCCCAAGACTTGGGTGCCAGCTCCTGTCCAACTGCAAACCTGTCAGCATCATCCCATCCATCTGCATCAGCAGTTGCCTG AGAACATGTTGGGTCTGATCATACCGCAAGCTCTGCCATTGACGTTGCCACCGCCAAGTCCCGAGGTGCTTATCGTGGAGAAGAAGTTCCGCAATGCGATGAAGACACAAGCCACTCAAACAGATGTTGCCGCTCGTCGTGAGGGACTCTCCAACTCACAGATGCTGGCGCTGAGTCCTCGTGCACCACATCGCATCAAGGTTATGTCGCAAGGGGCACAAACCAATGGTCTGCAGAATGGCAAGAAGCTAACGAAGAGTCTGTCGGAAATACCCAATGGCAAGGACTTGCACCATCAGCACTATCCGCAAGG ATCTGGCTATCCGCATGAGCTGATCTATCGCACGCAGTCACAGGACGTAACACCGCTGCAAACCCTCTCGGATGCACAAAACAACATCATGTATTACAagccaccgccgccgctgctggaTGCGCACAGCTATGGTCTGGGCATGGAGCACTTGAATCGCACTCGCGGCGAACAGAACGTGGagtatgtgaatgtgaatgcggcTGCCATGGCGTTGAACGAGAGCTTCGACTACGAGAGCAACAGCTTGCCGAGGCGAGCTTGCACCTCGCATGCTCGCACCGAAACCGATTATTTCTCCAACAGTTTGCCACGTCGTCCGGATGCGCTGCACAGTCACGATGTGTGCAAGCACATCACCGAGTGCGCCGAGCTAATGACGGACAGTGTGCCATTGGATTTTACGCGGCCACATCTATTGCCACCGCCCAGCGACTTTTGTAAGAACGATGAGGATGTCGTCGAAGATTACTACgacgacgaggaggaggaggatgtgAGAGCCCATGAAACAGAGAGCTACAGCTCGGAAGTCTGTATGGATCAAGCGGTGGCAGCGGCTGCTCAAAATCGCCGCATGTCCATGTTGCCGATGGACGATTCTCCCTTTCGACGCGATGATCTGCGCCGTCAATCGATGCCTGTTTATGGGCAGACAGAGAAGCTTATCGATGGCTTTGGGCCGCGCACATCGTTCAGGCGTCGCGATAAGGTCAGCTGCTTTGCGGACGAGCCGTCGCCACGGGATGAGCAGGAGATCTTTATAGATTTCAAGCCGCATGTGTCGCCCAAGCCGAGTCCCAAGCAACAGCTGAAGCATCGCAAGCAGCACAAGGCCGAGATAGCGATGCGCAAGATGCAACAACAGAGATTGGCCCAAGCGGCTGCGCTGACGCTGCCCAAGCTCAAGCAGCCGCTGCCAGTCGAGCATGAGGCTAGAAAAGTTGAGCTTGAGcccagcgacgacgacgaggacgctgacgacgacgacgaggaagAGGAGGACGAGGACGAAGAGCACGATGAGCAGGCAACGCACTCGCAATCGCAttcgcagtcacagtcacagcacGAACCAGTCATGGAGCTGGAGCAgggcgatgatgatgagccgCTCTATGAGAATATAACTCCATGTGGCTGCAAGTTGGAACCACTGCCAGATCAAGTACTCGACAAGCGGGCGCAGTTCCGCAAGCGTTCGGTGAGCCTGGACGATGACTATGCTGCGTTGACAGCGCCAGGCTTGCGGTTGCCCTCGACGCCGGCTAGTCCTTGTCGGGaagagctgctgctggccaatgTCTCAACTTATCCATCCTCAGACTCGCTGGCCAACGACAATACACGCGATCACTCCGATGGCATTTGGAACGAGTCGCAGGTGACGGTGCTGACGGCGGAGCAACGCGATATCTCCGATGGTTCCTACAGCTCCAATCTGCTGTTGACTCCGTCGTCGAAGCGCAAGAATCTACTgttgcagcatcagcaacgcAGCTCTGTGGACACAGATGCTCTGGACTTTGAGGAACAG AGTCCCACCTATGGTCTACAAACGCTGCCCAAGATCATAAGGACACCCACTCCCACCACAGCGAAGCCAGTTGCCGCTCAACTGCATCCGGTCATCGCGCCCGCCATCGCTGTCACCCCCTCAAGCAATCAGCTGCCGGATGCAATCAACTCGCCGCTGCCCAAGCGCAGCTTGGTCGCCAGAGGCTCTGTTCCAGATGCTCGGCAATTGATGTATGTCACTGGCGTGCCCAAGCAGCG CCACTCGGATGCCTCTTTCCTACCTTCTACCGGCGGAGATTATGCACGCAGCGCGGACATTTCGGAGTGCAGCACGAATACGAACACAGATGAGTATGCCACCTGCACGGACAACTCGAAACGCACACCAG TGTCCACACAGAGTTCGCAGCTGGAGAAAACGCATGCGGGATCTTCCTTCGAGAGCGCAAGTTCACTTTACTCCATGCGCGAGGATCTGCTGCAGCACGATGAGAAGGAAAAACAGGATAAACTCCCACTCAAAGCGAATCAACTCAAGTCCCCCATGGGCTCGTTGGCCGAGCTGGCAAGGAAATCGCCTTCACACTCCATCAGCAGTACCACTTCCTCGGGTAGCTGTCAGATCTCGGGTCAGGCCATCAAATCTCCTGCCCGCGAGTGTCAACCGCAGACTGTGAGCAGCTCTACCTCTGGCCAGATGAAGGTCAGTGCTGCAGAGGCAGCGCCACAGCAGAAACCCAAGCCGGAGTCCATATCAGAGGATGAGCGCAGCGAGGTGCGCTACTCTTCGTCCGGCTACTATGAGAGTCCACAtgacgacgaggacgaggagCAGCGTGTGGCACCCAATTGCAAGGCTCGGCGTCAGCGGCAAGAAGATGAGCGCAAGCGGCGCAAGACCAGCATGAAACTGGATATTGAGAAGGAGAACATGCGAGCGCTCACAAGTCCCGTTAAGAAACCTACATCAAGTACCGTCAAGCTTCAATCACCGGAGCAGCACAGCGCTGGCTTAAGCATCGATGGCGGCAGTCCCAGCAAGATGAAGCGATTCCGTCCCAAGATACGACGACAGTTGCGCAAGAGCTCACGGGAAGATGTGCTGGCCGCAGCGGCTGCACGACGTGCgcgtgccacgcccaccattTACGGTCTGAGCAGCGCCAGTGGCGACACCGAATTGCTGTTGGATGGCAGCATGACCAGCACCATGAGTCCAAGAgtaaccacaacagcaacaagtacagcaacagctgccgcAACAGCCTCAGCTGCGACAACAACCACGACTTCGGCTTCTTCGACAGGAACTGCCACGTTGCAGCAGGAACCGGTGGCGCCTCCTGTGCTACGAAAGCCCCACAgctgtgccacgcccacagcttTGTTGTCGCCCAAAATGCCAGCAGCTACTGCCTCTGTGCCGGCTGTTAAATCTGCCTCGGAGGCTGGCCAGCTGAAGGCTAAGTCAATTGAGTCCCTACGCTCCGTTTCTCCCGGCTCGGACTCAGTGTTCTACAGCGAGGCAGATGGCAACGCCGCAAGTGCAGATCAGGGTCATTGTCTCCACTGTGGCAAGGAGATGGAGGGCAAGACACATAATAATACAGTCAGTGAACTAGCTGGCGATTCTGTAGAGTCGATTCCCTACATCGAACAAGAGGCGGACATTGTGAAGCCACCCTCGGACTTTGCCGATTCCCCGGTGACCACTAAGACCACACAACGGCTATATAAGAAGATGGATAAACGCTTTCGTTCCGAGGAGCGTTACCATGGCGAGCGAGGACGACACTATAAAAACAGGCAGGAGAATATTAGAGCCAAG AGCGAGGAACGTGGTCGCGCTCCTAGTTTGCCCAACACGCCCATTCTACGCCCCGCCGGCTCCAGTCCCTGCGTGTTGCCTGACATTAACACTGAACAGAGTCAGCACATCATCTACAAGGGTCATTACGATGCCGGGCGCTATACGCGTCTAACTGATGATGATTTGTGGACACAACTCGATCATCAGTGCTTTG ATCGTTCACGAGAACGCCGTGCATCGACGGAGTCGGAGAAGGGTTTCCACGCCAAGTACCAGGTGATACTACATCGGTTGGTACAACGACGATGCACCCTCGAAATGTACCATCGGCAGAAGCACAACAACTTCC GCGTCGACAAAACGGTTGTGGTTAAAAGCGATTCGGGTGAGTTCGGATTTCGCATTCACGGCTCCAAGCCGGTTGTGGTGGCTGCCATCGAACCCGAGACGCCAGCGGAGAGCTCTGGCTTAGAGGTTGGCGATATTATCATATCGGTGAATGGCGTTCAAGTGCTGGACAAGCATCACACCGAGGTGGTCAAGATTGCTCACGATGGCTGCGAGAAACTCGAGCTACAGGTGGCTCGCACCATCGGTGTGCTCATGCACGAGCAACTGGAGCCACCCAGTGAACCCATCTTCAGTGGCTATCTGTGGCGTCAGAGTGGACAAGCCAAGGGTGCGCCCAATACCAAGAAATGGGTGCGTCGCTGGTTTTCGTTGCGGCCGGATAATTGTCTCTACTACTACAAAACGGAGGAT GACTCACAGCCGGTTGGTGCAATGATAATGGCCAAGCACACGGTGGACTTGTGTCCACTTGACATCGGTAAGCCGCATGCCTTCAAGGTGGATTCTGGTGAAGGAATACCGATGTATGTTGCCGCTGATTCGGAGGAGTTGGCCAACAGATGGTTGAACCTGTTGCGACAGGCGGCGAATCAGGACAATCAGTGGCTAGACAAGAG CGCTCGCTGTTTGTACCAAAGTCCGGGTAGCATTTTGCGGCCGGATTGTTTTGGTCATTTGCTGAAATTGGGCTCAAGGTGGTGCGGTTGGTCGAAACGCTATTGTGTACTTAAGGATGCCTGTCTCTATTTTTATCAAGATGCAAATAGCAAAAGTGCATTCG GCATGGCCTGCTTGCATGGCTATAAAGTGGCCTCTATGTCCGCAAATGCGTCCGGCAAGAAGAACTCTTTCGAGATCATACCACCCGAGGCCAAATTGCGTCATTATTATTTCTGCACCGAAAGTGAAATGGATAAAAAGCG TTGGATATCTGCACTGGAATACTCCATAGATCGGTGGATCAAGTCCGGGTAA
- the LOC117564788 gene encoding uncharacterized protein LOC117564788 isoform X5, which translates to MDIALRGTATATTTGSNTGSGLHHAVSLGNIGVSSKATHSSHMDRSYDSEDEHTGRRRLRHTLSTELQPRTSVYSRGDIREQYCLTDRQLHSIEQRPRRERFFGCLSRRGQTQGSSFLGGCVGRRVPSDENLAAYAPFEKYPRYQNNYTDTHELDSSYFRRQPASILSTGSKSTEPDLGGRYTWIGQQAQVNNNASNDYQLESRATCCTAPLESFYQDILLRNYYVELRAPPPHPTPPTSHTNQIANVNVCSYHCPTYATMPTTQQQHQQHQAGNPRTKHVSFARSHTLTSFDTVNAGFRSSGRLKSARSQERLIGGKKPIITTGSMYETLQPMLPHQQHPQHAQQQAGQPQQSSTLPKTWVPAPVQLQTCQHHPIHLHQQLPENMLGLIIPQALPLTLPPPSPEVLIVEKKFRNAMKTQATQTDVAARREGLSNSQMLALSPRAPHRIKVMSQGAQTNGLQNGKKLTKSLSEIPNGKDLHHQHYPQGSGYPHELIYRTQSQDVTPLQTLSDAQNNIMYYKPPPPLLDAHSYGLGMEHLNRTRGEQNVEYVNVNAAAMALNESFDYESNSLPRRACTSHARTETDYFSNSLPRRPDALHSHDVCKHITECAELMTDSVPLDFTRPHLLPPPSDFCKNDEDVVEDYYDDEEEEDVRAHETESYSSEVCMDQAVAAAAQNRRMSMLPMDDSPFRRDDLRRQSMPVYGQTEKLIDGFGPRTSFRRRDKVSCFADEPSPRDEQEIFIDFKPHVSPKPSPKQQLKHRKQHKAEIAMRKMQQQRLAQAAALTLPKLKQPLPVEHEARKVELEPSDDDEDADDDDEEEEDEDEEHDEQATHSQSHSQSQSQHEPVMELEQGDDDEPLYENITPCGCKLEPLPDQVLDKRAQFRKRSVSLDDDYAALTAPGLRLPSTPASPCREELLLANVSTYPSSDSLANDNTRDHSDGIWNESQVTVLTAEQRDISDGSYSSNLLLTPSSKRKNLLLQHQQRSSVDTDALDFEEQSPTYGLQTLPKIIRTPTPTTAKPVAAQLHPVIAPAIAVTPSSNQLPDAINSPLPKRSLVARGSVPDARQLMYVTGVPKQRHSDASFLPSTGGDYARSADISECSTNTNTDEYATCTDNSKRTPGIKTPPTTTSSSSTTQVPGLGTISQSQLLCVTSMNVVVHTEFAAGENACGIFLRERKFTLLHARGSAAAR; encoded by the exons ATGGATATCGCCTTGCGtggcacagcaacagcaacaacaacaggctcCAACACAGGCTCTG GTCTACATCATGCTGTCTCATTGGGCAACATCGGAGTCTCCTCGAAG GCCACCCATTCCAGCCACATGGATCGCAGCTACGACTCTGAGGATGAGCACACGGGTCGTCGTCGCCTGCGTCATACGCTCTCCACCGAACTGCAGCCTCGCACCTCAGTCTACTCACGCGGCGATATAAGGGAACAG TACTGCCTTACCGATCGCCAGTTGCATAGCATTGAGCAACGTCCACGTCGCGAACGATTCTTTGGCTGCCTCTCTCGACGAGGACAAACACAAGGGAGCAGCTTTCTCGGCGGCTGCGTGGGACGTCGAGTGCCCTCCGACGAGAACTTGGCTGCCTATGCGCCCTTCGAAAAGTATCCACG CTATCAGAATAACTATACGGACACACACGAATTGGATAGTTCCTATTTTCGCCGTCAACCGGCATCGATCCTAAGCACCGGCTCCAAATCGACGGAACCGGATTTGGGTGGTCGTTACACCTGGATTGGCCAGCAGGCACAGGTGAACAACAACGCCAGCAACGATTATCAACTGGAATCGAG GGCAACTTGTTGTACAGCACCACTTGAATCCTTTTACCAGGATATATTGCTACGGAATTATTATGTCGAGCTTCGCGCTCCACCACCACATCCTACACCACCAACATCACACACCAATCAAATCGCTAATGTAAATGTTTG CTCTTACCACTGCCCCACTTACGCCACAATGCCAaccacacagcagcaacaccaacagcatcAGGCTGGCAATCCCAG AACCAAGCATGTGAGCTTTGCGAGATCTCACACGCTCACCAGCTTCGACACTGTCAACGCGGGATTCCGATCATCGGGACGCTTGAAGAGCGCTCGCAGCCAGGAGCGTCTCATTGGTGGCAAAAAGCCCATCATTACCACAGGTTCCATGTACGAGACACTGCAACCAATGCTGCCACATCAGCAGCATCCACAGCATGCGCAACAGCAAGCAGGGCAGCCACAACAGAGCTCCACATTGCCCAAGACTTGGGTGCCAGCTCCTGTCCAACTGCAAACCTGTCAGCATCATCCCATCCATCTGCATCAGCAGTTGCCTG AGAACATGTTGGGTCTGATCATACCGCAAGCTCTGCCATTGACGTTGCCACCGCCAAGTCCCGAGGTGCTTATCGTGGAGAAGAAGTTCCGCAATGCGATGAAGACACAAGCCACTCAAACAGATGTTGCCGCTCGTCGTGAGGGACTCTCCAACTCACAGATGCTGGCGCTGAGTCCTCGTGCACCACATCGCATCAAGGTTATGTCGCAAGGGGCACAAACCAATGGTCTGCAGAATGGCAAGAAGCTAACGAAGAGTCTGTCGGAAATACCCAATGGCAAGGACTTGCACCATCAGCACTATCCGCAAGG ATCTGGCTATCCGCATGAGCTGATCTATCGCACGCAGTCACAGGACGTAACACCGCTGCAAACCCTCTCGGATGCACAAAACAACATCATGTATTACAagccaccgccgccgctgctggaTGCGCACAGCTATGGTCTGGGCATGGAGCACTTGAATCGCACTCGCGGCGAACAGAACGTGGagtatgtgaatgtgaatgcggcTGCCATGGCGTTGAACGAGAGCTTCGACTACGAGAGCAACAGCTTGCCGAGGCGAGCTTGCACCTCGCATGCTCGCACCGAAACCGATTATTTCTCCAACAGTTTGCCACGTCGTCCGGATGCGCTGCACAGTCACGATGTGTGCAAGCACATCACCGAGTGCGCCGAGCTAATGACGGACAGTGTGCCATTGGATTTTACGCGGCCACATCTATTGCCACCGCCCAGCGACTTTTGTAAGAACGATGAGGATGTCGTCGAAGATTACTACgacgacgaggaggaggaggatgtgAGAGCCCATGAAACAGAGAGCTACAGCTCGGAAGTCTGTATGGATCAAGCGGTGGCAGCGGCTGCTCAAAATCGCCGCATGTCCATGTTGCCGATGGACGATTCTCCCTTTCGACGCGATGATCTGCGCCGTCAATCGATGCCTGTTTATGGGCAGACAGAGAAGCTTATCGATGGCTTTGGGCCGCGCACATCGTTCAGGCGTCGCGATAAGGTCAGCTGCTTTGCGGACGAGCCGTCGCCACGGGATGAGCAGGAGATCTTTATAGATTTCAAGCCGCATGTGTCGCCCAAGCCGAGTCCCAAGCAACAGCTGAAGCATCGCAAGCAGCACAAGGCCGAGATAGCGATGCGCAAGATGCAACAACAGAGATTGGCCCAAGCGGCTGCGCTGACGCTGCCCAAGCTCAAGCAGCCGCTGCCAGTCGAGCATGAGGCTAGAAAAGTTGAGCTTGAGcccagcgacgacgacgaggacgctgacgacgacgacgaggaagAGGAGGACGAGGACGAAGAGCACGATGAGCAGGCAACGCACTCGCAATCGCAttcgcagtcacagtcacagcacGAACCAGTCATGGAGCTGGAGCAgggcgatgatgatgagccgCTCTATGAGAATATAACTCCATGTGGCTGCAAGTTGGAACCACTGCCAGATCAAGTACTCGACAAGCGGGCGCAGTTCCGCAAGCGTTCGGTGAGCCTGGACGATGACTATGCTGCGTTGACAGCGCCAGGCTTGCGGTTGCCCTCGACGCCGGCTAGTCCTTGTCGGGaagagctgctgctggccaatgTCTCAACTTATCCATCCTCAGACTCGCTGGCCAACGACAATACACGCGATCACTCCGATGGCATTTGGAACGAGTCGCAGGTGACGGTGCTGACGGCGGAGCAACGCGATATCTCCGATGGTTCCTACAGCTCCAATCTGCTGTTGACTCCGTCGTCGAAGCGCAAGAATCTACTgttgcagcatcagcaacgcAGCTCTGTGGACACAGATGCTCTGGACTTTGAGGAACAG AGTCCCACCTATGGTCTACAAACGCTGCCCAAGATCATAAGGACACCCACTCCCACCACAGCGAAGCCAGTTGCCGCTCAACTGCATCCGGTCATCGCGCCCGCCATCGCTGTCACCCCCTCAAGCAATCAGCTGCCGGATGCAATCAACTCGCCGCTGCCCAAGCGCAGCTTGGTCGCCAGAGGCTCTGTTCCAGATGCTCGGCAATTGATGTATGTCACTGGCGTGCCCAAGCAGCG CCACTCGGATGCCTCTTTCCTACCTTCTACCGGCGGAGATTATGCACGCAGCGCGGACATTTCGGAGTGCAGCACGAATACGAACACAGATGAGTATGCCACCTGCACGGACAACTCGAAACGCACACCAGGTATTAAGACACCGCCGACAACGACAAGCTCATCGTCGACCACACAAGTGCCAGGTTTGGGGACCATCTCTCAATCTCAACTATTGTGTGTTACATCCATGAATGTTGT TGTCCACACAGAGTTCGCAGCTGGAGAAAACGCATGCGGGATCTTCCTTCGAGAGCGCAAGTTCACTTTACTCCATGCGCGAGGATCTGCTGCAGCACGATGA